GTACCGCGAGCTGTACGAGGGGGGCGCGACCCCCTGGCCGACCCCGGACGCGACCCCGGACGCGACGCCCGGCACGACCCCGGACGCGACCGGGGGCCCGGCCGCCACACCACCGTACTCCCGGTAACCACAAGGGAGTTGGGGAGGAAACCTGCGGGAACTTCCGGTGCGTTCCCTTCGTTTTTCCGAACGCCGGACACGATGTCAGACCCAGGGACTACGTTTAGCAAGCACCAAGTGACATGCGGCGACGGCCTGGAGACCCTCTTGAACGATCCGCAGGATCCTCACGATCCGTACGAGACGACCGAGACGCACCTTGAGCGGCTCCTCGGCAGGGCGCTCAACTCCTTCGATCTGCCCGACTCCACCGTCGAGCGCCTCGGCACGGCGCTCGCCCACTCCAGCGCGCTGCACTCCTCGCACCACAGCGCGTCGCTGCACCGCACCACCTATCGCCACACGTACCTGCTCGCCGACGGCAGCGCTCTCAGCTTGTGGGAGCTCACGCACAACGCCGGCCGGGACGGCACCGATCAGCACGAGCTGTACACGGAGGAGGCGGAGGCCCGGCTCGCCGCCTCCCGACTGCCGACCGGGCCGCTGCCGGGCTGGAGACTGGAGCGAAACGACGGCCGCGCCCTCGACGACGACGACGCCGACATGGAGCTGCTGAGCGCCCTGCTCGCCCGCCCCATACCGGCCCAGCCCCGGATGTACGTGCCGGACAACTCGGCCGACCACGCGCGCCGCGTCCTGCGGCGCGCGGAGAACGTGGACCGGCCGGGCGAGCGGACGGCACGGCGGCTCCGCCTGGCGTTCGCGCACCACATCACCCAGGCCTTCGGGCGGCAGTGCGCGGTGGAGGGTGGCCGGGACGCCGGCTTCACCCTCTACGAGCACCAGTTCCTGCTGCTCGACGGCAGCGAGGTCAGCCTGTGGGAGGTCGAGCACACGGCGACCCCCGACGGCCGGCACATGTGCGAGGTGTACGAGGACGAGCCCTCGGCCCGCCGGGCGATGGAGTTCCGCTCCCGGGTCCGCTGACACCGGCCCCGGACTCCGCTCCCGCCCCCGCGTTCCTCAGACGAGCGCGGGGGCGGGTGCGGGCTCGGAAGCGGGAGCACCCCCCTCGATCCCGGGCTCGACCTCTGCCTCGACCTCGATCCCGGCCTCGGCCAGCTTCCCCACGGCGAACGCCCGGTTGGCGCGGGTCTGTTCGCGGTACGCGGCGGGCAGGTCCGGCAGTGCGAGCAGCCGGTCGCAGGCGGCGAGCGAGGCGACGTAATCGCCCATCCAGTACGCGGTGATCGAGTACTCGAAGAGCAGCCCGTACCGGTACACCCACGGCTGCATGAACAGCAGGTCGTCCGGCTGCCTCCCGTCCAGGACGGCGGAGACGACGGCGTGGGCGGCCCGGTACCGGCGCATCTTCCGCAGCCGCGCCGTCAGCTCGTAACAGGCTTCGAGCCGCTCCGGCCGCGACTCCCAGGCCCGCGAGAGGGCGTCCATCGCGGACGGCCACACGCCGGACTCGGCCTGGAGGACACCGGACTGGAGGAGCGAGTAGTAGACCTCCTCGCCCCAGCCGCCCATGGCCGCGCGCCGCTCGTAGAGGGCGACGGCCTCGTCGGGGCGGCCCATGTCCCGCAGGGTCTGCGCGAGGTAGAAGACCGTTCGGGGGTTGGCCGGATCCCGGACGAGCTCGTCGCCCAGGAGACGGGCGTCCCGCTCGAACTTGTCGTGGCGTGAGCCGCCGTCGGCGTGGTCCTCGATGGCCAGAACGTCCAGGTTCCGCTGCACGTGGTCCCGGTCGGCCGTCAGGTACTCGTGGGTGACGCCCTCGTACCGCCAGGGCAGATCGCCCCTGACCAGGCGTTTGATGCGGTACTCCAGGGATCCCTCGTGGCGGATCATGTACGCGTCCGCGGTGAGGTCCGGCAGCGGTCCGTCCTGCCGCAGGACGTGGTCGGCGTCGATCAGCAGGAGGTAGTCGGCCCTGCCGCGGGCGTGCGCGATGTTCAGGCTGCGGTTGTGCCCGAAGTTCACCCACGGCTCCTCCCGGAGCTCGCCCGGGATGCCGGCGAGGGCGGTACGGATCAGCTCCTGGGTCCCGTCGGTGGAGCCGGTGTCGGTGATGACCCAGGTGTCCACGAGACCGCGGACGGAGGCGAGGCATCGCTCGATGACTTTGGACTCGTTCTTGACGATCATGCACAGGCAGATGGACGGCTTCACGGCAACACCACTTCCGGTGGGGGCGGGAGAGCACTCGGGGGGTGGGCGACCCTACGGGCGCCTGCCGAAGGAGCGGTGCCGCCGCGCCGACGGCCGGTTCGAGATTCGCCTTCGTGTACGCATCCGTTCGGCTAGCAGCGATACGCCATGGCGTTGGGAGTGCCGCCAGACCGTCAAGCCTTCGCAAGCGCGATCCGATGATCCGACTAGGAAGCACGAACGCTTCCCGGACATCACTCGGACCGGCCGCGGCGCGGCCGGTGGAGGAAGGAGCATGCATGCGTCCTGATGCCAGGACCAGGTCCCCGCTGGGTCCCCTGCCCCGACGACGCCCCTGGGTCGTCGGCGGGGCCATCGCCTCCGTCGCACTCGTCCTCACGGGCTTCACCTCCCAGGCGGCAGCAGCCGCCGCCTGGGACTCCCCGGGGAGGGCGACGGCAGGCCCGTCGACGGGCGACCACTGCGAGGAACGCCCCCCGCACCACGAGGACGGTCCGCCGCCTCACCACCAGGACGGCCCGCCGCCCTGGGAGTACCAGGGCGGTCCCCGCAGCGCCGACCAGAGCGGCTCGCCGGAGGCCGAAGGCCTCCAGCAGTTCCTGGACGACGTGATCCAGCCCCTGGTCGAAGGCCAGGACATCCGCGCCCTGCGCGCGGTCCCGGTCGGCGGCGGCGACGACTGCAAGGTCGGCCCAACAGGCCCGACCGGCCCGACCGGACCGCCCGGCCCGAAGGGCGACACGGGCGACACCGGGGCGACCGGAGCGACCGGAGCCACGGGTGCGACGGGTGCGACGGGTGCGACCGGAGCCACGGGCGAGACCGGAACCGCCGGCGAGACCGGTGCGACGGGAGCGACCGGCGAGACCGGAGCGACCGGCGAGACGGGAGCCACTGGAGCCACAGGTGAGACCGGCGCCACGGGCGAAACCGGAGCCACTGGAGCCACGGGCGAAACCGGCGCCACTGGTGAGACCGGAGCCACGGGTGCGACCGGCGAAACCGGCGCGACGGGTGAGACTGGAGCCACCGGAGCCACAGGTGAGACCGGCGCCACGGGCGAGACCGGAGCAACGGGCGAAACCGGAGCGACCGGCGCCACGGGCGAAACCGGAGCGACCGGCGCCACGGGCGAAACCGGCGCGACGGGTGAGACTGGAGCCACCGGAGCCACGGGCGAGACCGGCGCCACCGGTGAGACCGGAGCCACCGGAGCCACGGGCGAGACCGGCGCCACCGGTGAGACCGGAGCCACGGGAGCCACTGGCGAGACCGGAGCCACCGGTGAGACTGGAGCCACGGGAGCGACCGGCGAGACCGGCGCCACGGGCGAAACCGGAGCCACCGGAGCGACCGGCGAAACCGGCGCCACGGGCGAAACCGGAGCCACCGGAGCGACCGGCGAAACCGGCGCCACGGGCGAAACCGGAGCCACCGGAGCGACCGGCGAAACCGGCGCCACCGGCGAGACCGGAGCCACGGGAGCCACGGGCGAGACCGGAGCAACGGGCGAAACCGGAGCAACAGGCGAAACCGGAGCGACCGGCGAAACCGGAGCAACAGGCGCGACCGGCGCGACCGGCGCGACGGGTGCCACCGGCGCCACTGGTCCCACCGGGCCCTGCTCCGACATCGACCTCTTCGCCCCCTCCAGCACCGAGGACCAGCAGGCCGTGCTCACCGGCGGCAAGGTCTTCGTCGGTAGGGCGCCGTCCGCGGGCGGGATCATCGTCTGGCAGGACCTCAGCAACCCGGACGACGCCCCGGGGGATCCCGACAACGACAACTTCCCCGCCGACGCCTGCGGCGTCTCCTACGACAACCAGGGCAACACGGCCCTCGTCAAGATCGTGACCAAGGGCGGGCAGGTCTGGCAGACGGTAGGCGAGACCAACGGCGGCAACTTCATCTGGGACGACCCGTGGGTCCAGCAGACGACACCCACCCCGGTGGCACTCCGCGCGAACAAGTTCGCGCGCGCCCTGCCTCCCGGCACGTCCCGCAACCTCATCCCGGGCCTGAAGCGTCCCTGACCGACAGGTGACACGACTGAGGGGCGGTGCGCTCGCGAGCGCACCGCCCCTCTCCGCCGCAGCGGCTCAGTGCGTCAGCACCGGCTCCTTCTCCACGGTCTCCGGAGCGTCCTCGTCGCCGCCGCCCTCCAGGTGCTGCTTCGGCTTCGCCGGCAGCGCGAACATCACCAGGAAGATCGCGGCGAGCACGCCCGCCGCCCAGCCGAGCGAGTTCTGGAAGGCGTCCGTGAAGGCCGCCCCCACCTCGGTCGGCGCCTGCTGGAGGTTCCGGTCGTCGATCACGCCGAAGAAGACCACGGACACCAGGCCGAGCCCGAGCGCGTTGCCCATCTGGCCCGTGGTGTTGATCAGGCCGGACGCCGAGCCGGCGTGCTCGCGCGGTACCTCGGAGAGGACCGCGTCCGTCAGCGGGGCGACGATCAGGCCCATGCCCAGACCCATGACCACCAGCGGCGGGATCATCTGCCAGGACTCGATCCCGGTCCCGTACCGGCCCGCCACGAAGAAGTAGAGGAGGACGCCCGCGATCATCGTGAGCGCGCCCGCCTGGAGCACCTTGCGGCCGAAGCGCGGCACCAGCTTCTGCACCGAGAGGCCGGCGGCCACGGACACCGCGATCGAGAACGGCACGCCGGTGAGGCCCGCCCTCAGCGCGCTCCAGCCGAGGCCGATCTGCATGTACAGCGTCCAGACCAGGAAGAAGATGCCGAGCACGACACCGAAGGTCAGCTGTACGGCGATACCGGCGGCGAAGCTCTTCACCTTGAACAGCGACAGCTCGACGAGCGGCGAACCGTCCTTCTTCGCCTTGTACTTCTCGTAGACGACGAAGAACGCGAAGACGAACAGGCTGCCGATCATCATCAGGTGGCCCCACAGCGGCCAGTCCAGCTCACGGCCGCGCGTCAGCGGGTAGATCAGCATCAGCAGCGCCGCCGTCACGAGGAGCATGCCGACGATGTCGAGCCGGAGCGCCTTCGGCGCCTTCGACTCGGTGATGAACTTCCGGCCCAGGATCAGGCCCGCGATGCCGACCGGCAGGTTGATCAGGAAGATCGGGCGCCACTCGAGGCCGGCGATGTTCCACTCCGTGAGCAGCGCGCCGAGCAGCGGGCCGGAGACGGCGCCGAGGCCGATGATCGCGCCGAACATGCCGAAGACCTTGCCGCGCTCGTGCGCGGGGAAGGTGACGTGGATGATCGAGAGGACCTGCGGCACCATCATCGCCGCCGCCGCGCCCTGGAGGAGGCGGGAGGCGACCAGCATCTCCGGGTTCGCGGCGAAGCCGCAGAGCGCCGAGGCGAGCGTGAAGCCGGCGGTGCCGAGGAGGAAGAGCCGCTTGCGGCCGTAGATGTCACCGAGCCTGCCGCCGGTGATCAGCCCCGCCGCGAAGGCGAGGGCGTATCCGGCGGTGATCCACTGGATGGCCCCGAAGGAGGCGCCGAGGTCCCGCTCGATGCTGGGGATCGCGATGTTGACGATCGTGGCGTCGACCAGATCCATGAAGGCTGCCGTCATGACGATGGCAAGGGCGATCCACCGCCGCTTGTCACCTGTGTCCTGGGGGGCCGCATCCGTGACGGCTTCGTGTGAACTCATACGAAGAAGATAGAAGTCATCTAGGTCAAATAATGTCCTAGATGGGCCGCATCCTGGAAGGCATGACGGACACCCCGGTTCGACTCCTGAATCTGCTGTCACTCCTCCAGACCCCGCGCGAATGGCCCGGCAGCGAGCTCGCCGAGCGGCTCTCGGTCTCCCCGCGCACCATCCGGCGGGACATCGACCGCCTCCGCGACCTCGGCTATCCGGTCGAGGCGACCCTCGGCGCGGTCGGCGGCTACCGCCTCGTCGCCGGTACGGCGATGCCGCCACTGCTCCTCGACGACGAGGAGGCCGTCGCGATCGCCGTGGGCCTGCGCGCCGGCGCCGGACACGCCATCGAGGGCGTCGAGGAGGCGTCCGTACGGGCCCTGGCGAAGCTGGAACAGGTCCTGCCGGCGCGGCTGCGCCACCGGGTCTCCACCCTCCAGAACGCGACGATCCCGCTGACCAGGGGCGACGGCGCCACGGTCACGCCGGCGACCCTGACGACCCTGGCGGGCGCGGTCACGGGGCGGGAGAAACTGCGCTTCGGCTACCGGGCGGGCGACGGCGCCGAGTCGAAACGGCTGGTCGAGCCGTACCGGCTGGTGTCGACCGGGCACCGCTGGTACCTGGTCGCGTACGACCTGGAGCGCGAGGACTGGCGGACCTTCCGGGTGGACCGGGTGAGCGACCCGCTCGCGACGGCCGCCCGTTTCACACCGCGCGAGCTGCCGGCGGGCGACGCGGCCCAGCTCCTGGTCCGCTCGATGTCCCGCACCCAGCCCGAGCTGGACCTGGACGTCAGTTTCGAGGCCCCGGCCGACTTCGTGACGGCCCGCCTCCCGTCCCACCTGGTCCCGACCGCGACGGGCCCGACGACCTGCCGGCTCCGCACCCGCTCCAACGACTCCGTCGAATGGCTGGCCCTCCGCCTGGCCCTCGTGGACGCCGCCTTCACGATCCACGGCCCGCCGCCCCTCCACGCGTACGTGGAAGACCTGGCGGTCCGCCTGGCGGCGTCGACAGGAAGGTAGCGGGCCGGGGCGTCGACACGGGGGGCATCGGGCCGGGGCGTCGACACGGGGGGGCAGCCGGGGCCGGACCCGGCACCCGTGCCGCGAGGCGGCTTCGGAACGCGAAAGAGGCCCGGGGAGGGAACTCCCCGGGCCTCTTCGAGGCCCCGCACCGGACACCCCCTAAGGGGTGCCCCGGCCCGGTCAGGCCACCGCGTCGAAGCCCGTGTCGCGGGCCATCTTCTTCAGTTCCAGCAGGGCGTGCTTCTCGATCTGGCGGATCCGCTCGCGCGTCAGCCCGTGCTGCTTGCCGACCTCCGTCAGCGTCCGCTCGCGCCCGTCCTCGATCCCGTACCGCATACGGATGATCGACGCCGTGCGGTGGTCGAGCTTGGCGATGAGGTCGTCGAGCTCCTCGCTGCGCAGCAGCGTGAGCACCGACTGCTCGGGCGAGATCGCCGAGGTGTCCTCAAGGAGGTCGCCGAACTGGGTCTCGCCCTGGTCGTCCACCGACATGTTCAGCGAGACCGGGTCACGCGCCCAGTCCAGGACGTCGACGACCCGCTCCGGCTTCGTGTCCAGCTCCGTCGCGATCTCGGTCGGCTCCGGCTCCCGGCCGTGCTCCCGGTTGAACTCGCGCTGCACGCGCCGGATGCGGCCCAGCTCCTCCACCAGGTGGACGGGGAGCCGGATCGTCCGGGACTGGTCGGCGATCGACCGGGTGATGGCCTGCCGGATCCACCACGTCGCGTACGTGGAGAACTTGAAGCCCTTCGCGTAGTCGAACTTCTCGACGGCGCGCACCAGGCCCGCGTTCCCCTCCTGGATCAGGTCGAGCAGCGGCAGGCCGCTGCGGGGATAGCGCCGCGCGACGGCGACCACGAGCCGCAGGTTGGACTTGATGAAGAGGTCCTTGGCGCGCTCGCCCTCGGCGACCAGCGCTTCGAGCTCCTCGCGGGAGGCTCCGTCCGCCCCGGCCTCTCCCGACTCCGCCCCGGCCTCTCCCGAGGCGGCGGCCCGTGTCACGGTCCCGTCCAGGATCTGCTGGGCGTACACGCCGGCCTCGATCGTCTGGGACAGCTCGACCTCCTTGGCGGCGTCGAGCAGGGGTGTGCGCGCGATCTCGTCGAGGTACATGCCGACCAGGTCGCGGTCGGCGATGTCCCCGCCCACGGCGCGAACGCTGCTTGCCCGACTCGCCCCGCTCTTGGCGGAGGTCTGACGACGGGCGACGGCACGGGTTGCCATGCGTGCTCCCTTGCTGAGTAGGTCGCGACACCCTTTCGAGTGCCCTGCATCCGACGGAAACAACGACTGGAATCAGGACAGAATTCCCACCAGGCACATGGATTTTCGCGATCATGCAGTATCCTGCGCCGCTGCCACCCCTTGGGGCGCACCTCGGGCACCCACGGAGTCGCAGGTCAGACCGGGCGCGGAGGGTGGACGACGCCGCTCGCGGGGATTCCCGACCACACTGTCGGTGAGACCGCGATCACAACGGCGGGCACCTGCGGCGTCATCTCTTCAGACGCGACGACGGGCCGTGTGGTTGCCCGCGCCCGCGCGGGCGTCCTCGGCGTCCTCGGCGTCCTCGGCCCCGAGTCCTAGGTCCCGAGCCCGTTACGCCCCGCCCCTCCCCGTCCTAGCGTCGTCCCCATGAGCGACGACACGACCGGCACCCTCGACGAGGCCCTCGAACGCCTCCACACCACCGGCCCCGAACACGACGGCTGGCTCAGCAACCACGCCCCGATGGCCGTCGAGGCGCTCGTCCGCAACGGCCAGGCCCCGGCCGTGCACCGCTGGCTCGACCACTACGCGCCCAGGCTGGAGGACGTGCCGCCCGCGAACCGCCCCGTCACGGCGGACGGCTGGCGCGAGGCGCTCGGCGACCCGTCCCGGATCACCGACTGGACGCGCTTCTTCGCGCGGGAACTCGACGGGCCCGAGGCCCGCCCCTGGCGCGAGGTCCTCGCCGAGTGGTGGCCCCGGCTGCTGCCCGGGATCGCGGCCGGCGCGACGCACCCGGTGATCCGTACCGGTCACGCCGTACGGACCCTGCTGAGCGGCGGTGACGGGGAAGCGACCGCCCCGCGCCGCGCCGAGCTGGCGCACGCCCTCGGCTACTGGGCGGCCCGCCACCAGCCGCTGCCCCCGCTCACCCCGCTGGCCGCGGCGCCGAACGCGACGGCCGCCCTGGACGCCGTACCGCCGGTTCCGGAACAGGGCGGCGGGATCCGCGCCCGACTGGCACAGCTCACCGGGTTCCCGGACTGGGGCACGGCCCCGGACCCGGAGACGGCGAAGGCGCTGCTCACCGAGCTGGTGACGGCGGCCACGCACCGGTACGCGACCCACGGCCACGGCGAGCCGATCATGCTGGTCCACGCGGCGACCGCCCCGAACGCGGTCCTCCGCACCCTGCCCGCGCTCCCCCGTGAGCTGTGGGCGCCGAGCCTGGCGGCGGCCTGGACGGCGTCGGCCGCGGTGACCGCCGCGTACAGCCCGGCGGAGGCCGCCGCCTACGCGCCGACCTCCCTCACCTCCGAGGAGGTCTTCGCGCGGGCGGCGGCGCACGGCGACGACCACACGATCAAGTTCACCGACACGGCGCTCGACGTGGGCGACCCGCTCGCCCTCACCGCCGCCGCCCGCTCGGTCGAACTGAACCCGCCGGTCTTCTGACCCGGACGCCCCGGAGGGCCCGTAGGACCCTGAAGACCCGGAGGGCCCTGCGGACCCCGACGAACCGCACGAACCGGATGACCCTGCCGACCCCGACGAACCGAAGGACCCGAACCGTGCCGCGGACCCGAGTCATTCCGAGGGACCCGGCGCTCAGCCGAACTGGACGGACCGCTTGGCGAGCCCCATCCAGAACCCGTCGATCACCGACCGCTCGGCGTCGAGGTCGCCGGCCGCGTCCGCCGCGCCCATGGTGACGAAGAGGGGCGCGAAGTGTTCCGTACGCGGGTGGGCGAGGCGTCCGGCCGGGGACTTGTGCGCGAAGTCGAGGAGCGCGTCGACGTCCCGGGCCGCCAGGGCGCGGTGCCCCCAGTCGTCGAACTCGGCGGACCAGCCCGGCACGCCGCCGCCGGTGTGGCGGAGGGCGGCGAGGTTGTGGGTGAAGAAACCGCTGCCGACGATCAGGACGCCCTCGTCGCGCAGCGGGGCGAGCCTGCGCCCGATGTCCATGAGCCGGCGCGGGTCGAGGGTGGGCATGGAGATCTGGAGTACGGGGATGTCGGCGCCCGGGAACATCTCGACGAGCGGCACGTAGGCGCCGTGGTCGAGCCCCCGGTCGGGGATGTCCTGGACGGGTGCGCCGGGCGCGCGGAGCAGCTTGCGGACGGCGTCGGCGAGCTGCGGGGCGCCGGGAGCCCCGTACCGGACCTGGTAGTAGTGCTCGGGGAAGCCCCAGAAGTCGTAGACGAGCGGCACGGTCTCGGTGGCGCCGAGCGCGAGCGGGGCCTCCTCCCAGTGGGCGGAGACCATGAGGATCGCCTTGGGGCGCGGGAGCTGCGCGGACCAGGCGGCGAGCTCGCCGGGCCAGACGGGGTCGTCGGCGAGCGGCGGGGCGCCGTGGGACAGGTAGAGGGCGGGCATCCGTTCCAGCGTGGCGTCCATCGCGACGACCTCCGGCTTCCTATGTTCTTGAAACTTCAAGCTCACTGCCGTACAGCGTAGACCGACATAGTTCAACTTTCAAGAATGAGTCGTACGATGGAGCCGATCGAGCTGCTGGAGACGACGGAGCCGATGGAGGCGACGGAGATCGTGGGAGACATGACCGAACCCCGCTGGCTCAGCGACGGCGAGCAGCACGTCTGGCGCTCGTACCTGCACGCCACCACGCTCCTGGAGGATCACCTCGACCGCCAGTTGCAGCGCGACGCCGGGATGCCGCACGTCTACTACGGGCTGCTCGTCCAGCTCTCCCAGGCGCCCGGCCGACGGCTGCGGATGACCGAGCTCGCGAGGAACGCCAAGATCACCCGCTCCCGCCTCTCCCACGCGATCGCCCGGCTGGAGAAGAACGGCTGGGTGCGGCGCGAGAACTGCCCCTCCGACAAGCGCGGCCAGTTCGCCCTGCTCACGGACGAGGGGACGGAGGTCCTCGGCCGCACCGCGCCCGGCCATGTGACGGCCGTACGCCAGGCCCTGTTCGACCGGCTGTCGCCGGAGCAGGTGGAGCAGCTCGGCGCGATCATGCGGGTGATGGCCGAGGGCCTCGAACCGGCGGGCCCGGACGCGGACCTGCCCTGGCTCCGCTGACGTACGCGGAACCAGGGCAGGAGGGCCGCCGGGATCTGAGGACCGGGGGCTTGAGGACCGGGGGGCTTGAGGACCTGAGGACCCGAGGACCCGAGGACCAGGCGATCCGGCGATCCGGGGATCCAGGGATCCAGAGATCCAGGGATCCAGAGATCCGGGGATCCAGGGATCAGTGGGCGATGACGGGCACCTTCACGTCGCCATCCGCACCCGAGCCGGATCCGACGACCGCCCCGGTGTCCGGCTTCCCGGTGTTGATGAACACGAAGGCGATCGCGGCCGAGAGGACCAGGATGCCGACGGCCCACCAGATGGCCGCCGCGTACCCCTCGACCATGCCCTCGAGCTGGACCAGCTTCTGCGCGGCCGGGGTGGTCGCGCCGGCCGCGTGGTCGGCCAGGTACGCGGTGGTCGCCGAGGCGGCGATCGTGTTCAGCAGGGCCGTACCGATGGCCCCGCCGACCTGCTGCGAGGTGTTGACCATCGCGGAGGCCACACCGGCGTCCCGCGGGTCGACGCCGAGCGTCGCGAGCGACATGGCGGGCATGAACGCCGTACCCATGCCGAGGCCGAGCAGCAGCTGCGCGGGCAGGATCAGGCCGGCGTACGAGGTGCCGACCTCCAGCTGGGTGAGGAGCAGCATGCCGATGCCGGCGGTCAGGAAGCCGGGGGCCATGAGCAGCCGCGGCGGGACGCGGGTCATCAGCCGCGTACCGATCTGGGTCGAGCCGATGATCATGCCCACGATCATGGGCAGGAACGCGAAGCCCGTCATGACGGGCGAGTACTCCTTCACGACCTGCAGGTAGTAGGTCAGGAAGAGGAAGAGGCCGAACATCGCGATGACGGCGAGGCCGAGCGACAGGTAGACACCGCCGCGGTTGCGGTCGGCCACGACGCGCAGCGGCAGCAGCGGGGACTTGACCCGCGACTCGGTGAACACGAACGCGGCGAGCAGCACGGCGGAGCCGACGAAGAGGCCGATCGTGCCGGCGTCGCTCCAGCCCTCGGACTCGGCGCGCGTGAAGCCGTACACGAGCGCGACCAGACCCAGGGTGGAGAGGATCACGCCGGGGATGTCGAGCGGGGAGCGGTTGCGGCCGCCCGCGGGCTCGCGGATGACGAGGTACGCGCCGACGGCGGCGACGATCGCGAAGGGGATGTTGACGAAGAAGGTCCAGCGCCAGTTCAGGTACTCGGTGAGGAAGCCGCCGAGGATCAGACCCACGGCGCCGCCGCCACCGGCGATCGCGCCGTAGATGCCGAAGGCCTTGGCGCGCTCCTTGCCGTCGGTGAAGGTGACGGCGAGCAGCGAGAGCGCGGCGGGCGCGAGGAGCGCGCCGAAGGCACCCTGGAGCGCGCGGGCACCGAGCATCATCGCCTCGCCGTTCGCGGCACCGCCGAGGGCGGAGGCGGCCGCGAAGCCGATCAGGCCGACGATGAAGGTGCGCTTACGGCCCCACAGGTCGGCGATGCGGCCGCCGAAGAGGAGGAGACCGCCGAAGGCGAGCGCGTAGGCGGTGATGACCCACTGCCGGTTGCCGTCCGAGATCCCGAGGTCCTGCTGGG
Above is a genomic segment from Streptomyces sp. NBC_00094 containing:
- a CDS encoding DUF6227 family protein, with amino-acid sequence MSDPGTTFSKHQVTCGDGLETLLNDPQDPHDPYETTETHLERLLGRALNSFDLPDSTVERLGTALAHSSALHSSHHSASLHRTTYRHTYLLADGSALSLWELTHNAGRDGTDQHELYTEEAEARLAASRLPTGPLPGWRLERNDGRALDDDDADMELLSALLARPIPAQPRMYVPDNSADHARRVLRRAENVDRPGERTARRLRLAFAHHITQAFGRQCAVEGGRDAGFTLYEHQFLLLDGSEVSLWEVEHTATPDGRHMCEVYEDEPSARRAMEFRSRVR
- a CDS encoding glycosyltransferase is translated as MKPSICLCMIVKNESKVIERCLASVRGLVDTWVITDTGSTDGTQELIRTALAGIPGELREEPWVNFGHNRSLNIAHARGRADYLLLIDADHVLRQDGPLPDLTADAYMIRHEGSLEYRIKRLVRGDLPWRYEGVTHEYLTADRDHVQRNLDVLAIEDHADGGSRHDKFERDARLLGDELVRDPANPRTVFYLAQTLRDMGRPDEAVALYERRAAMGGWGEEVYYSLLQSGVLQAESGVWPSAMDALSRAWESRPERLEACYELTARLRKMRRYRAAHAVVSAVLDGRQPDDLLFMQPWVYRYGLLFEYSITAYWMGDYVASLAACDRLLALPDLPAAYREQTRANRAFAVGKLAEAGIEVEAEVEPGIEGGAPASEPAPAPALV
- a CDS encoding MFS transporter, with translation MSSHEAVTDAAPQDTGDKRRWIALAIVMTAAFMDLVDATIVNIAIPSIERDLGASFGAIQWITAGYALAFAAGLITGGRLGDIYGRKRLFLLGTAGFTLASALCGFAANPEMLVASRLLQGAAAAMMVPQVLSIIHVTFPAHERGKVFGMFGAIIGLGAVSGPLLGALLTEWNIAGLEWRPIFLINLPVGIAGLILGRKFITESKAPKALRLDIVGMLLVTAALLMLIYPLTRGRELDWPLWGHLMMIGSLFVFAFFVVYEKYKAKKDGSPLVELSLFKVKSFAAGIAVQLTFGVVLGIFFLVWTLYMQIGLGWSALRAGLTGVPFSIAVSVAAGLSVQKLVPRFGRKVLQAGALTMIAGVLLYFFVAGRYGTGIESWQMIPPLVVMGLGMGLIVAPLTDAVLSEVPREHAGSASGLINTTGQMGNALGLGLVSVVFFGVIDDRNLQQAPTEVGAAFTDAFQNSLGWAAGVLAAIFLVMFALPAKPKQHLEGGGDEDAPETVEKEPVLTH
- a CDS encoding YafY family protein, which gives rise to MTDTPVRLLNLLSLLQTPREWPGSELAERLSVSPRTIRRDIDRLRDLGYPVEATLGAVGGYRLVAGTAMPPLLLDDEEAVAIAVGLRAGAGHAIEGVEEASVRALAKLEQVLPARLRHRVSTLQNATIPLTRGDGATVTPATLTTLAGAVTGREKLRFGYRAGDGAESKRLVEPYRLVSTGHRWYLVAYDLEREDWRTFRVDRVSDPLATAARFTPRELPAGDAAQLLVRSMSRTQPELDLDVSFEAPADFVTARLPSHLVPTATGPTTCRLRTRSNDSVEWLALRLALVDAAFTIHGPPPLHAYVEDLAVRLAASTGR
- a CDS encoding RNA polymerase sigma factor RpoD/SigA translates to MATRAVARRQTSAKSGASRASSVRAVGGDIADRDLVGMYLDEIARTPLLDAAKEVELSQTIEAGVYAQQILDGTVTRAAASGEAGAESGEAGADGASREELEALVAEGERAKDLFIKSNLRLVVAVARRYPRSGLPLLDLIQEGNAGLVRAVEKFDYAKGFKFSTYATWWIRQAITRSIADQSRTIRLPVHLVEELGRIRRVQREFNREHGREPEPTEIATELDTKPERVVDVLDWARDPVSLNMSVDDQGETQFGDLLEDTSAISPEQSVLTLLRSEELDDLIAKLDHRTASIIRMRYGIEDGRERTLTEVGKQHGLTRERIRQIEKHALLELKKMARDTGFDAVA
- a CDS encoding questin oxidase family protein — protein: MSDDTTGTLDEALERLHTTGPEHDGWLSNHAPMAVEALVRNGQAPAVHRWLDHYAPRLEDVPPANRPVTADGWREALGDPSRITDWTRFFARELDGPEARPWREVLAEWWPRLLPGIAAGATHPVIRTGHAVRTLLSGGDGEATAPRRAELAHALGYWAARHQPLPPLTPLAAAPNATAALDAVPPVPEQGGGIRARLAQLTGFPDWGTAPDPETAKALLTELVTAATHRYATHGHGEPIMLVHAATAPNAVLRTLPALPRELWAPSLAAAWTASAAVTAAYSPAEAAAYAPTSLTSEEVFARAAAHGDDHTIKFTDTALDVGDPLALTAAARSVELNPPVF
- a CDS encoding dioxygenase; this translates as MDATLERMPALYLSHGAPPLADDPVWPGELAAWSAQLPRPKAILMVSAHWEEAPLALGATETVPLVYDFWGFPEHYYQVRYGAPGAPQLADAVRKLLRAPGAPVQDIPDRGLDHGAYVPLVEMFPGADIPVLQISMPTLDPRRLMDIGRRLAPLRDEGVLIVGSGFFTHNLAALRHTGGGVPGWSAEFDDWGHRALAARDVDALLDFAHKSPAGRLAHPRTEHFAPLFVTMGAADAAGDLDAERSVIDGFWMGLAKRSVQFG
- a CDS encoding MarR family winged helix-turn-helix transcriptional regulator, which produces MTEPRWLSDGEQHVWRSYLHATTLLEDHLDRQLQRDAGMPHVYYGLLVQLSQAPGRRLRMTELARNAKITRSRLSHAIARLEKNGWVRRENCPSDKRGQFALLTDEGTEVLGRTAPGHVTAVRQALFDRLSPEQVEQLGAIMRVMAEGLEPAGPDADLPWLR